A DNA window from Hydrogenophaga taeniospiralis contains the following coding sequences:
- a CDS encoding restriction endonuclease — translation MNEAQPLLDIAAPQIVIIAEGDNAGVQAHARGHLFERFIARVFEAFGCEPPTKSTVNVRQSGYEVDIAARLTLTREAAIAECKAYSSFLPLSAVSNFYGKLGAERLDEPSMHGWFVAVPGLTAEGNEFVRKLEAKDKRFKLVTATQIYDLVKQKGWIRQIEPSSGAVLSDHALLLTANGIAALAKELDPGSRLPVRVLVQRTSGRMSAAEVALVAADEYASGLPVQDMAAGLALDRHAASADVPTLVSVVGSAADFEYQFPAAPAFFVGRENLLAMVKKISEEAGAKGRVIVLNAQSGWGKSSLALRIADQVETGGGAATVMDTRTAVVPQYVSAALRKAMTEAEAKGKLTLPSDASFASLQSTLKTLQSSKWTSAAPLLIFFDQFENVFREPRLTQEFRDLALAVRELSAPILLGFSWKTDLVGLTENYPYRLRDEIRGASLVINVEPFGPAEVGTLLGRLAKAAGASLSADLKQRLREYSQGLPWLLKKLASHILKQLQAGTTEETLLAESLNIEGLFEQDLAVLDAPEVEALRAIAREAPVLVTEIVERVNPPVIQSLVDQRLVVRVGERIDVYWDTFREFLLTGKVAVEDTYILRQRAASTSKLLQFVVQKGGEVGTAEAARELATSQHVVFNAARDLRQLGVLVPKSGGLLLSEQLRSGPPSENLIRERVAKSLRRHTVFARLQHLLASANEHGVSLDTLATEMPSLFPAVEATPHTWRIYAVSFSSWLDYAGLIHWRGQMLFEASAATGKATLLSTRERLRKTFPQGGPEMAIEYLRAKVRGAARPMNSSAAQKAHNDLYVLGLIGADGSLLSSAMPCIDLLISDALDTSTLKRLLGQVPGGQSALSLIEAQSDVRPEVVGEALRGAYGLPWAPSTTAKAGTLFRVWARQAGVFTSRVPQKINE, via the coding sequence ATGAACGAAGCTCAACCATTGCTCGACATCGCGGCGCCGCAAATAGTCATCATCGCTGAGGGCGACAACGCTGGTGTCCAAGCCCACGCCCGTGGGCACTTATTCGAGCGGTTCATCGCCCGCGTGTTTGAAGCGTTCGGATGTGAGCCTCCGACAAAGAGTACCGTAAACGTCCGACAGAGCGGCTATGAAGTAGACATTGCCGCACGCCTTACTCTTACCCGTGAAGCAGCCATCGCGGAGTGCAAGGCATACAGCTCATTTCTCCCGCTGTCTGCCGTTAGCAATTTCTATGGAAAGCTCGGCGCTGAACGTTTGGATGAACCATCAATGCATGGATGGTTCGTTGCTGTGCCCGGCCTTACCGCCGAAGGAAACGAGTTCGTGCGGAAGCTGGAAGCAAAGGACAAGCGATTCAAGCTAGTGACCGCCACGCAGATCTATGACCTCGTGAAACAGAAGGGATGGATTCGGCAGATCGAACCGTCAAGCGGGGCGGTGCTGTCGGACCATGCTCTCTTGCTCACAGCCAACGGTATAGCTGCGCTAGCCAAAGAACTGGATCCTGGCTCCCGCCTTCCTGTACGCGTACTAGTTCAACGAACATCCGGCAGGATGAGTGCGGCGGAAGTTGCGCTTGTAGCGGCTGACGAGTACGCGAGCGGCCTCCCAGTGCAGGACATGGCCGCAGGCCTAGCTCTGGACCGGCATGCAGCCTCGGCCGATGTGCCTACCCTGGTATCAGTCGTCGGAAGTGCTGCCGATTTCGAGTACCAGTTCCCTGCAGCACCCGCATTCTTTGTAGGTCGAGAGAATCTCCTTGCGATGGTCAAGAAGATTTCTGAAGAGGCTGGTGCCAAAGGGCGTGTGATCGTCCTAAATGCCCAATCTGGCTGGGGCAAGAGCTCGTTGGCGTTACGGATTGCAGATCAAGTTGAAACTGGTGGTGGCGCGGCCACCGTCATGGACACTCGTACGGCGGTAGTGCCGCAGTACGTGTCAGCTGCTCTCAGAAAGGCAATGACTGAGGCTGAGGCAAAGGGCAAGTTGACGCTGCCTTCTGACGCGTCCTTCGCGTCTCTTCAAAGCACACTGAAAACACTGCAGTCTTCAAAGTGGACGTCGGCCGCACCGCTATTGATTTTCTTTGACCAGTTCGAAAACGTATTCCGCGAACCTCGCCTAACTCAGGAATTTCGCGACCTAGCACTCGCGGTTCGGGAACTTTCAGCACCGATCCTGCTTGGGTTCTCGTGGAAAACCGATCTCGTCGGCTTGACTGAGAACTACCCGTACCGCCTGAGGGATGAGATCCGCGGCGCCTCCCTCGTGATCAATGTTGAACCGTTCGGTCCTGCAGAAGTCGGAACACTTCTGGGACGACTCGCGAAAGCAGCCGGCGCTAGCCTTTCGGCCGATCTAAAGCAGCGGCTTCGTGAGTATTCTCAAGGCCTTCCCTGGCTGCTGAAGAAGCTCGCAAGCCACATCCTCAAGCAGTTGCAGGCTGGCACGACAGAGGAGACATTGCTAGCCGAGTCGCTCAATATTGAGGGCCTTTTCGAGCAGGACCTGGCAGTCCTTGATGCCCCTGAAGTTGAAGCGCTTAGGGCCATTGCTCGCGAAGCTCCCGTGCTGGTGACGGAGATCGTCGAGCGCGTTAACCCCCCCGTCATTCAATCACTTGTTGACCAGCGCCTTGTAGTTCGCGTTGGCGAGCGCATTGACGTTTACTGGGATACCTTTCGTGAATTCTTGTTGACGGGCAAGGTGGCTGTCGAGGACACCTACATTCTTCGCCAGCGCGCGGCCTCCACGTCAAAGCTGCTGCAGTTTGTGGTGCAAAAGGGCGGCGAAGTCGGCACTGCTGAGGCGGCACGGGAGTTGGCTACGTCGCAGCACGTGGTGTTTAACGCGGCACGTGACCTCCGTCAGCTTGGGGTACTGGTTCCAAAGTCAGGTGGCCTCTTGTTGTCGGAACAGTTGCGCTCAGGGCCGCCCAGCGAGAACCTGATTCGTGAGCGAGTAGCCAAATCGCTGCGACGGCACACCGTTTTCGCGCGACTACAGCATCTCCTTGCTAGTGCCAACGAGCATGGGGTGTCGCTCGACACGCTCGCAACCGAGATGCCCAGTCTTTTCCCTGCGGTGGAGGCAACTCCGCATACGTGGCGTATATATGCCGTCTCGTTCAGTTCATGGCTGGACTATGCGGGGTTGATTCACTGGCGTGGTCAGATGCTCTTTGAGGCAAGTGCAGCTACTGGCAAGGCAACACTGCTAAGCACGAGAGAGCGCCTGCGCAAGACCTTCCCGCAAGGCGGCCCGGAAATGGCCATTGAGTACCTCCGTGCAAAGGTGCGCGGGGCGGCTCGTCCTATGAATAGTTCCGCTGCCCAGAAGGCCCACAACGACCTCTATGTCCTCGGCCTGATCGGTGCAGATGGGAGTCTCTTATCAAGTGCGATGCCATGCATTGACCTTTTGATCTCCGACGCACTGGATACATCGACCCTAAAGAGATTGCTAGGGCAAGTACCCGGTGGCCAATCAGCTCTTTCGCTGATCGAGGCCCAATCCGACGTACGGCCAGAAGTAGTCGGCGAAGCCCTGCGCGGCGCGTACGGCTTGCCTTGGGCGCCATCGACGACGGCGAAGGCAGGGACCCTGTTTCGCGTGTGGGCGCGACAAGCAGGCGTCTTTACGAGCAGAGTTCCTCAGAAGATCAACGAGTAG